Proteins from one Malania oleifera isolate guangnan ecotype guangnan chromosome 4, ASM2987363v1, whole genome shotgun sequence genomic window:
- the LOC131153510 gene encoding peroxidase 27-like, with translation MSALQLFTFFFLRLIIFLPLASHLVNAQGLTVGFYSSTCPKAEAIVRDTVNKAMSVAPTLAAPLLRMHFHDCFVRGCDGSVLLNSSIRQAEKDAIPNQSLRGFQIIDKVKTALEKACPGVVSCADILALVARDAMVAVKGPFWEVETGRRDGRVSNITEALRNLIPPFANITQMKLGFQQKGLSVKDLVVLLGGHTIGTSHCFAFSSRLYNFTGKGDSDPSLDSNYIPKLRRKCKPGDANSLVEMDPGSFKTFDENYYKLVSKRRGLFQSDAALLDDSETKAYVKLQATTHGSTFFKDFGVSMVNMGRIGILTGNTGEIRKQCAMVN, from the exons ATGTCTGCTTTGCAGCttttcacatttttctttctCCGTTTGATTATCTTTCTGCCCTTGGCGTCTCACTTGGTCAATGCACAGGGCTTGACTGTAGGGTTTTACTCAAGTACATGCCCTAAGGCAGAGGCCATTGTTAGGGACACTGTTAATAAGGCCATGTCAGTGGCACCTACTCTTGCGGCCCCTTTGCTCAGAATGCATTTTCATGACTGTTTTGTTAGG GGTTGTGATGGCTCAGTGCTGTTAAATTCTTCAATCCGACAAGCTGAAAAAGATGCAATTCCAAATCAAAGTCTGAGAGGATTCCAAATTATAGATAAAGTTAAGACTGCATTAGAAAAAGCATGCCCCGGGGTGGTTTCTTGTGCCGATATCCTAGCTCTTGTCGCTAGGGATGCAATGGTTGCG GTAAAAGGACCATTTTGGGAAGTTGAAACTGGGCGAAGGGATGGAAGAGTATCCAACATTACAGAAGCCTTGAGGAATTTGATACCACCATTCGCAAATATAACGCAAATGAAGTTGGGATTTCAACAAAAGGGTCTAAGCGTAAAAGACCTAGTTGTACTATTAG GTGGACACACCATTGGGACTTCTCACTGTTTCGCCTTCTCAAGCCGCCTTTACAACTTCACTGGAAAAGGAGATTCCGACCCTAGTTTGGATTCCAACTACATACCAAAGTTGAGAAGAAAATGCAAGCCTGGAGATGCGAATTCTCTTGTGGAGATGGATCCAGGAAGTTTCAAGACATTTGATGAAAACTATTACAAACTTGTGAGCAAAAGAAGGGGCCTTTTTCAATCAGATGCGGCTCTTCTTGATGACAGTGAGACCAAAGCGTACGTTAAACTTCAAGCCACGACCCATGGATCAACATTCTTCAAGGACTTTGGTGTGTCGATGGTGAACATGGGAAGGATTGGAATCCTCACTGGTAATACAGGGGAAATTCGAAAACAGTGTGCTATGGTGAACTAA